A genome region from Chloroflexia bacterium SDU3-3 includes the following:
- a CDS encoding helix-turn-helix domain-containing protein, translating to MERNALIESNTVAPPHQQAIGFLTANIHVGSGQVMWRGVVEAAEGEGVNLLCFPGGTLGQPEAEAQRMVVYDLASNAGLDGLISWSSTITGSLEAEAILSFQRRFHQLPMVNLAQSVPGVPTISVDSYDGMYAAIVHLIEVHGFRKLALLRGPASHFYAEERYRAYRDALSAYDIPFDQRLVSPPLHWERGSEAMAHLLDVAGLFPGDHFQAVVAVSDLMALGAIKELHGRGIFVPHDIAVIGFNDSAEGRLANPSLTSVSTPIAAQGARAMETVLARLEGRIVPSQIVLQSRLVVRQSCGCHSDAVRKAGVHHSHGDDALIDELLHVAAAPAQARQLAGVLRASLDRDIRTPAGRFLAALGRMLDASFEHEESIMVWQDVLSALRSTVLTGLEPSQWRTAEDIIGQARIVVSEIAQRALAFRQLQAERRAAALRALTQSLITTFDLPTLARTLAEHLPRLGIVSGYLALYDNPASPCDDERQLILAFHEGGTLVESEQPLRLSPGVLVPAALLPPRRHSYVVEPLFFHEQQLGYCMLEIGPRDGELYEMLRGSISSAVKGALLVRDEQQARRTAEKADRIKTRLLANVSHELRTPLHIILEQARLVQTEAPDDPQALEHIQRSAEHQLRLINDLLDLSRAEINELDLYPELIDPRPLLEEVFASLAEQAHAKPDLDWRLDLPPRLPKIYADPLRLRQVLLNLLSNALKFTQRGHITLGAEVQPPHLHLWVADSGSGIDQGQQERIFEPFVTAEKRSRDYGGIGLGLSISRQLIALHRGTLDVTSAPGVGSSFDLRLPLPSLSEQVATTAVGTPTLLAISPSEQLPPEIVAFAEREGLEVRWLRGDQPIEQIVRDTAPAALAWDVSSAHAESWGLLRRLHAHPRLGHIPFLLYGEPADPLGEEQGLTGYMLKNAPSQSLIDTINAIAPAAAGGPILIVDDDPTARAHYQRVVAATLPSHPIVLAENGGAALQRLADVVPSLVVLDLLMPDIDGTEVLAQMRTSERLRHVPVVVISNKLLTLEDVKQLEQHAHVFIQTKWLFSDEEVATTLGRAIADAEMLPQPTSALVKRAIAYLHQNYTRELSRWELAQSVGVSEDYLSRVFHREIGVSPWEYLSRYRIYHAKLRLEQSNDSIGTIAQQVGFQDRAYFSRVFRKITGIGPQEFRERRAG from the coding sequence ATGGAACGCAATGCGCTGATTGAATCTAACACGGTGGCCCCACCCCACCAGCAAGCCATAGGCTTCCTGACGGCCAACATCCACGTTGGCTCTGGCCAGGTCATGTGGCGTGGCGTCGTCGAAGCCGCCGAGGGCGAGGGCGTCAACCTGCTGTGTTTCCCAGGGGGCACGTTGGGCCAGCCCGAGGCCGAGGCCCAGCGCATGGTCGTCTACGACCTTGCCAGCAACGCCGGGCTGGATGGCCTGATCAGCTGGTCATCGACCATCACCGGCTCGCTGGAGGCCGAGGCGATCCTCTCCTTTCAGCGCCGCTTCCACCAGCTGCCCATGGTGAACCTCGCCCAATCGGTGCCTGGCGTGCCGACCATATCGGTCGACAGCTACGACGGCATGTACGCCGCGATCGTGCACCTGATCGAGGTGCATGGCTTCCGCAAGCTGGCGCTGCTGCGCGGGCCAGCCAGCCACTTCTACGCCGAGGAGCGCTACCGCGCCTACCGCGATGCGCTCAGCGCCTACGACATCCCCTTCGACCAGCGCCTGGTCAGCCCGCCGCTGCACTGGGAGCGGGGCAGCGAAGCCATGGCGCACCTGCTGGATGTGGCTGGGCTGTTCCCCGGCGATCACTTCCAGGCGGTGGTGGCGGTGAGCGACCTGATGGCGCTAGGCGCGATCAAGGAGCTGCACGGGCGCGGGATCTTCGTACCGCACGACATCGCCGTGATCGGATTCAACGATTCCGCCGAGGGCCGCCTGGCCAACCCCTCGCTCACCTCGGTCTCCACGCCGATCGCGGCCCAGGGCGCGCGGGCCATGGAGACCGTGCTAGCGCGGCTGGAGGGGCGGATCGTGCCAAGCCAGATCGTGCTGCAGTCGCGGCTGGTGGTGCGCCAGTCGTGCGGCTGCCACTCCGACGCGGTGCGCAAGGCTGGGGTGCACCATAGCCATGGCGACGATGCCCTGATCGACGAGCTGCTGCATGTGGCAGCCGCGCCCGCCCAGGCGCGGCAGCTCGCCGGGGTGTTGCGCGCCAGCCTCGACCGCGACATCCGCACGCCCGCCGGGCGGTTTCTGGCCGCGCTAGGGCGAATGCTGGATGCCTCATTCGAGCACGAAGAGTCGATCATGGTCTGGCAGGATGTGCTCTCGGCCCTGCGCAGCACGGTGCTCACCGGTCTAGAGCCATCCCAGTGGCGCACCGCCGAGGACATTATCGGCCAGGCGCGGATCGTGGTCAGCGAGATCGCCCAGCGCGCCCTGGCCTTCCGGCAGCTCCAGGCCGAGCGCCGGGCGGCGGCGCTGCGCGCGCTGACCCAGAGCCTGATCACCACCTTTGACCTGCCCACGCTGGCCCGCACGCTGGCCGAGCATCTACCGCGCCTCGGCATCGTCAGCGGCTATCTGGCGCTCTACGACAACCCGGCCTCCCCCTGCGACGACGAGCGCCAGCTCATCCTCGCCTTCCACGAGGGTGGCACCCTGGTGGAGAGCGAGCAGCCGCTGCGGCTCTCGCCCGGTGTGCTGGTGCCCGCCGCGCTGCTGCCGCCGCGCCGCCATAGCTACGTGGTCGAGCCGCTGTTTTTCCACGAGCAGCAGCTGGGCTACTGCATGCTGGAGATCGGCCCGCGCGACGGCGAGCTGTATGAGATGCTGCGCGGCTCGATCTCCAGCGCGGTGAAGGGCGCGCTGCTGGTGCGCGACGAGCAGCAGGCCCGCCGGACCGCCGAGAAGGCCGACCGCATCAAGACGCGGCTGCTGGCCAACGTGAGCCACGAGCTGCGCACGCCGCTGCACATCATCCTTGAGCAGGCCCGGCTGGTGCAGACCGAAGCGCCCGACGACCCGCAGGCGCTTGAGCACATCCAGCGCAGCGCCGAGCACCAGCTGCGGCTGATCAACGACCTGCTAGATCTCTCGCGCGCTGAGATCAACGAGCTGGATCTCTACCCCGAGCTGATCGACCCGCGCCCGCTGCTAGAGGAGGTCTTTGCTAGCCTGGCCGAGCAGGCCCACGCCAAGCCGGATCTGGACTGGCGGCTCGATCTACCGCCGCGCCTGCCCAAGATCTACGCCGACCCGCTGCGGCTGCGCCAGGTGCTGCTCAACCTGCTGAGCAACGCGCTCAAGTTCACCCAGCGCGGCCATATCACGCTGGGTGCCGAGGTGCAGCCGCCGCACCTGCACCTGTGGGTGGCCGATAGCGGCAGCGGGATCGACCAGGGCCAACAGGAGCGGATCTTCGAGCCGTTTGTGACGGCGGAGAAGCGCAGCCGCGACTACGGCGGGATCGGTCTGGGGCTGTCGATCAGCCGCCAGCTGATCGCGCTGCACCGCGGCACGCTGGATGTGACCAGCGCGCCTGGCGTGGGCAGCAGCTTCGACCTACGCCTGCCGCTGCCCAGCCTGAGCGAGCAAGTGGCCACCACGGCGGTGGGCACCCCCACGCTGCTGGCGATCTCGCCCAGCGAGCAGCTGCCGCCCGAGATCGTGGCCTTCGCCGAGCGTGAGGGGCTGGAGGTGCGCTGGCTGCGCGGCGATCAGCCGATCGAGCAGATCGTGCGCGACACCGCGCCCGCCGCGCTGGCCTGGGATGTATCCAGCGCTCATGCCGAGAGCTGGGGCCTGCTGCGGCGGCTGCACGCCCACCCGCGCCTGGGGCACATCCCCTTCCTGCTGTATGGCGAGCCAGCCGACCCATTGGGCGAGGAGCAGGGCCTCACCGGCTACATGCTCAAGAATGCGCCCTCGCAGTCGCTGATCGACACGATTAACGCCATCGCGCCCGCCGCCGCTGGCGGCCCGATCCTGATCGTGGATGATGACCCCACCGCCCGCGCCCACTACCAGCGGGTTGTCGCCGCGACCCTGCCCAGCCACCCGATCGTGCTGGCCGAGAACGGCGGCGCGGCCCTTCAGCGGCTGGCCGATGTGGTGCCGAGCCTGGTGGTGCTCGACCTGCTGATGCCCGACATCGACGGCACCGAGGTGCTGGCCCAGATGCGCACCAGCGAGCGGCTGCGCCACGTGCCGGTGGTGGTGATCAGCAACAAGCTGCTAACCCTGGAGGACGTGAAGCAGCTAGAGCAGCACGCCCACGTGTTCATCCAGACCAAGTGGCTGTTCTCCGACGAGGAGGTGGCCACCACCCTGGGCCGCGCCATCGCCGACGCCGAGATGCTGCCCCAGCCTACCAGCGCCCTGGTCAAGCGTGCGATCGCCTACCTGCACCAGAACTACACCCGCGAGCTATCGCGCTGGGAGCTGGCCCAGAGCGTGGGCGTGAGCGAGGACTACCTGAGCCGGGTGTTCCACCGCGAGATCGGCGTCTCGCCCTGGGAGTACCTGAGCCGCTACCGCATCTACCATGCCAAGCTGCGGCTAGAGCAGAGCAACGACAGCATCGGCACAATCGCCCAGCAGGTCGGCTTTCAGGACCGCGCCTACTTCAGCCGCGTGTTCCGCAAGATCACCGGCATCGGCCCGCAGGAGTTCCGCGAGCGGCGGGCCGGGTGA
- a CDS encoding GRAS family protein, which translates to MAFGFEQQADWIERPAHPMRTEAQAHIQDAAHALAQGDTATAYVLIQPFLAPPHPQATPEERLAYLFARSLLARMLPTAETHLPVLSDDLASRAAQAWLEIAPFRLFGYASANAAILRALMGAKDMSIVDIGIDGPWQWVHLLQLLAHAPLRPQSVQIIGVRLPIPGLYPSPYRRDDIRRSLMSCAEELGINLSYREVDAAQGQLPAPTVQALAGPAPIVNAAFALHHIAADDAASIPRQPRDTMLRDIARLRPRLMTLVEPDVEHNALPFSARISASWYYYRGMFEVLQSYFPASMPERWGIEQAMLGHEIHNVVTCEGADRTQRHERWRAWVRRLQAQGFQQVSLHTHEYYVNKTLASPLGTYATTENGALVLRWEDIPLIAASAWRRERP; encoded by the coding sequence ATGGCTTTCGGATTTGAACAGCAGGCCGATTGGATAGAGAGACCCGCACACCCTATGCGCACCGAAGCTCAGGCTCACATCCAAGATGCAGCACACGCACTCGCGCAGGGCGATACTGCCACGGCCTACGTGCTCATCCAGCCCTTCCTCGCGCCACCCCACCCCCAGGCAACCCCCGAGGAGCGGCTCGCCTATCTGTTTGCCCGGAGCCTCCTTGCTCGTATGCTGCCGACCGCCGAAACACACCTGCCCGTGCTTTCCGACGATCTGGCGAGCCGGGCGGCCCAAGCGTGGCTGGAGATAGCACCGTTTCGGCTGTTTGGCTATGCGAGCGCGAATGCGGCTATCCTACGCGCGCTTATGGGTGCCAAGGACATGAGCATTGTTGACATTGGTATCGATGGGCCATGGCAATGGGTGCACCTCTTGCAGCTACTGGCCCATGCTCCGCTGAGGCCCCAGTCCGTACAGATCATCGGGGTGCGGCTCCCGATCCCCGGGCTGTACCCATCCCCCTATCGTCGCGATGATATACGCAGATCGCTTATGTCATGCGCAGAAGAGTTAGGCATAAATCTCAGCTACCGTGAGGTCGATGCAGCACAGGGCCAGCTGCCAGCGCCCACCGTGCAAGCGCTGGCAGGACCAGCACCGATCGTCAACGCGGCGTTTGCCCTGCACCACATTGCCGCCGACGATGCGGCATCGATACCTCGCCAGCCGCGCGATACCATGCTGCGCGACATCGCGCGGCTGCGGCCACGCCTCATGACCTTGGTTGAGCCGGATGTGGAGCACAACGCGCTGCCCTTCAGCGCCCGCATCAGCGCATCGTGGTACTACTATCGGGGCATGTTCGAGGTCTTGCAGAGCTACTTCCCTGCCTCGATGCCCGAGCGCTGGGGAATAGAGCAGGCAATGCTCGGACACGAGATCCACAACGTGGTCACCTGCGAGGGTGCAGATCGCACGCAGCGCCACGAGCGCTGGCGGGCCTGGGTGCGCCGCCTGCAGGCCCAGGGTTTCCAGCAGGTGTCGCTGCACACACATGAATATTATGTAAATAAAACACTCGCCAGCCCTTTGGGTACCTATGCCACCACCGAAAACGGCGCGCTGGTGCTACGCTGGGAAGATATCCCGCTTATCGCCGCATCGGCATGGCGTAGAGAGAGGCCATAA
- a CDS encoding DUF1349 domain-containing protein: MEWYNEPAKWTIHDSALHITAEPKTDFWRTTHYGFIRDSGHFGFNMAQGDFRCRVGIRGSYQYQYDQAGLMVRQDPHHWIKCGIEYVDGVQQASAVVTHTFSDWSVVPLAGHPPTVWFQIQRRGDAIEMSYTVDKARWVMLRLAYMPAQVPLQVGVMCASPQGKGFTTSFSDFFVDGLG; this comes from the coding sequence ATGGAATGGTACAATGAACCCGCAAAATGGACGATACATGATAGCGCACTTCACATCACCGCCGAGCCAAAGACGGATTTCTGGCGCACCACGCACTACGGGTTCATCCGCGATAGCGGGCATTTCGGGTTCAACATGGCCCAGGGCGACTTCCGCTGCCGTGTGGGCATTCGCGGCAGCTACCAGTACCAGTATGATCAGGCTGGGCTGATGGTGCGGCAAGACCCGCACCACTGGATCAAGTGCGGGATCGAGTATGTGGATGGCGTGCAGCAGGCCAGCGCGGTGGTGACCCACACCTTCTCCGACTGGTCGGTGGTGCCGCTCGCCGGGCACCCGCCCACGGTGTGGTTCCAGATCCAGCGTCGGGGCGACGCGATCGAGATGAGCTACACGGTGGACAAGGCGCGCTGGGTGATGCTGCGGCTGGCCTATATGCCCGCCCAGGTGCCGCTGCAGGTGGGCGTGATGTGCGCCTCGCCGCAGGGCAAGGGTTTTACCACGTCGTTCAGCGATTTCTTCGTCGATGGGCTTGGCTAG
- a CDS encoding VOC family protein — protein MNLVSLRLITADIKRLVTFYERVTGLVATWYTDDFAEIATASGTLAIGSTRTLQFFAPDAVRPADNHTAIIEFRVDDVDRVYDQLKDIQFDLVQAPTTMPWGNRSLLFRDPDDNLINFFTPLHPESAKQLRA, from the coding sequence ATGAATCTTGTGTCGCTTCGGCTCATCACCGCCGATATCAAACGCTTAGTCACCTTCTACGAGCGGGTTACGGGGCTTGTGGCAACCTGGTACACGGATGATTTTGCAGAAATTGCAACCGCCTCTGGCACGCTGGCAATCGGAAGCACGCGAACGCTCCAATTTTTTGCGCCAGATGCTGTTCGACCTGCTGACAACCATACGGCTATTATCGAGTTTCGGGTGGATGACGTTGATCGCGTCTACGACCAGCTCAAGGACATACAGTTCGACCTTGTGCAAGCGCCGACCACCATGCCATGGGGAAATCGCTCCTTGCTCTTCCGCGACCCGGACGACAATCTGATCAATTTCTTCACGCCCCTTCACCCAGAGTCGGCCAAGCAGCTCCGTGCATAG
- a CDS encoding STAS domain-containing protein, which yields MRAFWNWVTTVHHSQADTRRRSATLIVICCALVVICFIAFFLFMVFNANSIGQILSLSFAALTASVVFIARKGYFAVAAGMLFAILLAVPTVPIIQGQGINAEPIYYLMTPLIAAVILRPRYIWAMTGVTIALMFVVLTNIQKNPLEDRHGQALVRNVLIVAGVAALAGTVSARNTSKALNTAESSRAELEQTARELEQINIDLEQRVSERTTLLASNLRIAQEREEELRKIVAENEQQRMIIREMSVPIIPISETTCVMPLIGALDTSRIAQVQEQALRALQHSRARRLILDITGVPVVDTQVAQGFMKVVQAARLLGAEVLLVGIRPEVAQSIIGLGVDLHDIQTYSDLQLALSQQPLAQRVARA from the coding sequence ATGCGTGCATTCTGGAACTGGGTGACGACGGTTCACCATTCTCAGGCTGATACCCGCCGACGTAGCGCTACGCTTATTGTTATCTGCTGTGCGCTTGTTGTTATCTGCTTTATCGCATTCTTCCTCTTCATGGTGTTCAACGCGAATAGTATCGGTCAGATTCTCAGTCTGTCGTTCGCCGCGCTCACCGCATCAGTGGTGTTTATTGCGCGAAAGGGCTACTTTGCGGTTGCTGCCGGAATGCTCTTTGCGATCCTTCTGGCTGTCCCAACGGTGCCGATCATCCAGGGCCAGGGCATCAACGCCGAGCCGATCTACTATCTGATGACCCCGCTGATCGCCGCGGTGATCCTGCGCCCGCGCTATATCTGGGCTATGACCGGCGTGACCATCGCGCTGATGTTTGTGGTGCTGACCAATATCCAGAAGAATCCGCTAGAAGATCGGCACGGGCAGGCGCTGGTGCGCAACGTGCTGATCGTGGCTGGTGTAGCGGCCCTGGCCGGCACCGTGAGCGCAAGAAATACGAGCAAGGCGCTCAATACCGCAGAAAGCTCGCGCGCCGAGCTAGAGCAGACCGCCCGCGAGCTAGAGCAGATCAACATCGACCTAGAGCAGCGCGTGTCCGAGCGCACCACCTTGCTGGCCAGCAACCTGCGCATAGCGCAGGAGCGCGAGGAAGAGCTGCGCAAGATCGTGGCCGAGAACGAGCAGCAGCGCATGATCATCCGCGAGATGAGCGTGCCGATCATCCCGATCTCCGAGACCACCTGCGTGATGCCGCTGATCGGGGCGCTCGACACTAGCCGGATCGCGCAGGTGCAGGAGCAGGCGCTGCGGGCCCTCCAGCACAGCCGCGCGCGCCGACTCATCCTCGATATCACTGGCGTGCCGGTAGTGGATACCCAGGTAGCCCAGGGGTTCATGAAGGTGGTGCAGGCCGCGCGGCTGCTGGGTGCCGAGGTGCTGCTGGTGGGCATCCGCCCCGAGGTGGCGCAATCGATCATCGGGCTGGGGGTGGATCTGCACGATATCCAGACCTACAGTGATCTCCAGCTGGCGCTGAGCCAGCAGCCGCTTGCGCAGCGGGTAGCTCGGGCATAG
- a CDS encoding sugar ABC transporter permease, with translation MIIPSISYFLIFKYLPLWNAQIAFKDFKPLLGVEASPWIGFKHFLTFVRSFYFSQLITNTLFFSIAKLILGMPMAIILALALYETKFRRLRQVVQTAAYMPHFLSWVIVFGVLLAMFSPGEGLVNEIIESLGGRPIAFLTSPDWFRGVVIGSDIWKETGWSTIIYLAALMAIDTTLYEAATIDGASRLQRIWHVSLPGILPVIVVVTLLRLGNILDAGFSQIFVLYSLPVYKVGDIIDTWVYRQGILEFQFSLATAVGLFKGVIGLALILVSNKLAKRFAGSSLY, from the coding sequence ATGATCATCCCATCGATCAGCTACTTTCTGATCTTCAAGTATCTGCCGCTGTGGAACGCCCAGATCGCATTCAAGGATTTTAAGCCGCTGCTGGGGGTGGAGGCCAGCCCGTGGATCGGCTTCAAGCATTTTCTTACCTTCGTGCGCTCGTTCTACTTTAGCCAGCTGATCACCAACACGCTGTTCTTTAGCATCGCCAAGCTGATCTTGGGCATGCCGATGGCGATCATCCTGGCGCTGGCGCTCTACGAGACCAAGTTCCGCCGCCTGCGCCAGGTAGTGCAGACCGCCGCCTATATGCCGCACTTCCTCTCGTGGGTGATCGTGTTCGGCGTGCTGCTGGCTATGTTCTCGCCCGGCGAGGGCCTGGTAAACGAGATCATCGAGTCGCTCGGCGGGCGGCCTATCGCCTTCCTGACTTCGCCCGACTGGTTCCGGGGTGTGGTAATCGGCTCGGATATCTGGAAGGAGACCGGCTGGAGCACGATCATCTACCTCGCCGCGCTGATGGCGATCGACACCACGCTCTACGAGGCCGCCACGATCGACGGGGCCTCGCGGCTCCAGCGGATCTGGCACGTGTCGCTGCCCGGTATCCTGCCGGTGATCGTGGTGGTGACGCTGCTGCGTCTGGGCAACATCCTGGATGCCGGGTTTAGCCAGATCTTCGTGCTGTACTCGCTGCCGGTCTACAAGGTTGGCGACATCATCGACACCTGGGTCTACCGCCAGGGCATCCTGGAGTTCCAGTTCAGCCTTGCCACCGCCGTAGGCCTGTTCAAGGGCGTGATCGGCCTCGCGCTCATCCTCGTCTCGAACAAACTTGCCAAGCGCTTTGCTGGCAGCAGCCTCTACTAA
- a CDS encoding TetR/AcrR family transcriptional regulator — protein sequence MERPALDDRVRRSKEKVLQATSELLAEHGVSGLSVDDVARRSGVAKTTIYRHWPTRTDLVVDACFHLGTHAEVPDTGTFVGDVHALMMTIATLLTTARWSSVMPSIIDAAERSPDLAAVHSSIQRGHTLPLQTLIARAMSKGELPPDTDVDALIALLMGAVYYRRWFSREPLDAAFVASVVRSVLG from the coding sequence GTGGAGCGTCCCGCGCTAGATGACCGTGTGCGGCGCTCCAAGGAGAAGGTGCTGCAGGCCACCTCAGAGCTATTAGCAGAGCATGGGGTCAGTGGTCTCAGCGTTGATGACGTGGCGCGCCGATCCGGTGTTGCAAAAACCACGATCTATCGCCATTGGCCAACCCGTACCGACTTGGTGGTGGATGCCTGCTTCCACCTTGGCACACACGCAGAGGTGCCAGATACGGGTACGTTTGTGGGCGATGTCCATGCCCTGATGATGACGATTGCCACCCTTCTGACGACAGCACGCTGGTCTTCGGTGATGCCATCCATCATTGACGCAGCAGAGCGCAGCCCTGATCTGGCGGCAGTGCATAGCAGTATCCAGCGCGGGCATACCCTGCCCTTACAAACGCTCATCGCACGTGCGATGAGCAAGGGCGAGCTGCCGCCAGACACCGATGTTGATGCGCTAATTGCCCTGCTCATGGGGGCTGTCTACTATCGCCGTTGGTTCTCGCGGGAGCCGCTGGACGCGGCTTTTGTTGCTAGTGTAGTACGAAGCGTTCTTGGCTGA
- a CDS encoding transposase, with protein sequence MCDDSTADLVSPMPDEVWQQIAGLLPSAARVQRRGRPRMADRDAMRAILYRLNSGCAWKAIPREIGVPSTVYDRFRLWRAAGVFDAMWQRGILPAAAYTRVLSPAEPHRSDRPNERGNRQ encoded by the coding sequence ATGTGCGATGACAGCACAGCCGACCTGGTGTCTCCTATGCCCGATGAGGTATGGCAGCAGATCGCAGGGCTGCTCCCCTCCGCCGCGCGAGTCCAGCGGCGCGGGCGGCCACGGATGGCAGATAGGGACGCCATGCGCGCCATCCTCTACCGGCTCAACAGTGGCTGCGCGTGGAAGGCGATACCGCGCGAGATCGGGGTGCCAAGCACGGTCTACGACCGGTTCCGGCTGTGGCGGGCTGCAGGCGTGTTTGATGCGATGTGGCAGCGCGGAATCTTGCCAGCTGCCGCATATACGCGGGTGCTCTCCCCCGCAGAACCACACCGAAGTGATAGACCTAACGAGCGAGGGAACAGACAATGA
- a CDS encoding gamma-glutamyltransferase family protein: MRRFLRVLQRIGIGLVALILILAVVYTLLPKGPRDPMQYTDRTGQPRELFVGKEYAAVTGTPWATDAALSILEQGGTACDAAVAALLALNVTHGEAASFASVAPTMYYSAATGEVKSYIGVGKAPAAATIEKFSQRGFKTVPEFDIWAQLVPASPDVLTALLSDCGTMSFGQVSAPAIAVAREGFPAHKIFVKNFDLSPLEEVALSLILPENARVYFHSEWWRPMNLHERIQLPDLANTFEELAKAEQDALAAGGDRRQGLQAVRSYFYQGPIAQKIVQMHQQQNGLITAEDLASYSGGWEQPIKADVAGGYTFYGNGTWSQGIMEPLVLHILEGIDLKKMGHNSPAYIHAVTQAIELAMADRDGYVADPAFTKVPLDTLLSPTYAAQRRALMSEHAFGTLPKPGDIPGFTASLSVPEDGRLAGLDPMRAALTANNAKVGKDTTQLVVRDRQGNTVVMTPSDFPKTPMVPNTGINLGNRMNQFRLDPTHVNALEPGKRPRITPHAVIVFKDGAFSMGYSTPGGDTQSQALVQVFLNMSVFGMDIQQAISAPRFYSTTAPSSFAPHNFTPGGLRIEADLYDQVGEQMKALGYDATRSEKWDNDFGAVGGVVLGQDGQIYAGADPREETTAGGK; this comes from the coding sequence GTGAGACGCTTTCTTCGTGTGCTTCAGCGGATCGGCATTGGTCTGGTCGCGCTGATCCTCATCCTCGCCGTCGTCTACACGCTGCTGCCCAAGGGCCCGCGTGACCCCATGCAGTACACTGATCGCACAGGGCAGCCCCGCGAGCTTTTTGTGGGGAAGGAATACGCCGCTGTCACCGGTACGCCATGGGCTACCGATGCGGCGCTCAGCATCCTTGAGCAGGGCGGCACCGCGTGCGATGCGGCGGTGGCGGCGCTGCTGGCGCTGAACGTGACCCACGGCGAGGCGGCATCCTTCGCCAGCGTGGCACCGACCATGTACTACAGCGCTGCCACCGGCGAGGTGAAGTCGTACATTGGGGTGGGCAAGGCCCCCGCCGCGGCCACGATCGAGAAATTCAGCCAGCGCGGCTTCAAGACCGTGCCCGAGTTCGATATCTGGGCGCAGCTGGTGCCCGCCTCGCCCGACGTGCTGACCGCGCTGCTGTCTGACTGCGGCACGATGTCGTTTGGCCAGGTATCGGCCCCTGCGATCGCCGTGGCCCGCGAGGGCTTCCCGGCGCACAAGATCTTTGTGAAAAACTTTGACCTCTCGCCGCTGGAGGAGGTCGCGCTCTCGCTGATTCTGCCCGAGAACGCCCGCGTGTACTTCCACAGCGAGTGGTGGCGACCAATGAACCTGCACGAGCGCATCCAGCTGCCTGATCTGGCCAACACCTTCGAGGAGCTGGCCAAGGCCGAGCAGGACGCGTTGGCTGCAGGCGGCGACCGCAGGCAGGGCCTGCAGGCGGTGCGCAGCTACTTCTACCAAGGGCCGATCGCCCAGAAGATCGTGCAGATGCACCAGCAGCAGAACGGCCTGATCACCGCCGAGGACTTGGCTAGCTACAGCGGTGGCTGGGAGCAACCGATCAAGGCCGATGTGGCGGGCGGCTACACCTTCTACGGCAACGGCACCTGGTCGCAGGGCATCATGGAGCCGCTGGTGCTGCACATCCTTGAGGGCATCGACCTGAAAAAGATGGGCCATAACAGCCCCGCGTACATCCACGCGGTCACCCAGGCGATCGAGCTGGCCATGGCCGACCGCGACGGGTACGTGGCCGACCCGGCCTTCACCAAGGTGCCGCTGGACACGCTGCTCAGCCCCACGTACGCCGCCCAGCGCCGCGCGCTGATGAGCGAGCACGCGTTTGGCACGCTGCCCAAGCCCGGCGATATCCCCGGCTTCACAGCCAGCCTCAGCGTGCCCGAGGATGGTCGCCTGGCGGGGCTAGACCCCATGCGTGCGGCGCTGACCGCCAACAACGCCAAGGTGGGCAAGGACACGACCCAGCTGGTGGTGCGCGACCGCCAGGGCAACACGGTGGTGATGACACCCTCGGACTTCCCCAAGACGCCCATGGTGCCGAACACCGGCATCAACCTGGGTAACCGCATGAACCAGTTCCGGCTCGACCCGACCCACGTAAACGCGCTAGAGCCAGGCAAGCGCCCGCGCATCACGCCGCACGCCGTGATCGTATTCAAGGACGGCGCGTTCTCCATGGGCTACAGCACCCCCGGCGGCGACACCCAGTCGCAGGCGCTGGTGCAGGTGTTCCTCAACATGTCGGTGTTTGGGATGGATATCCAGCAGGCGATCAGCGCGCCGCGCTTCTACAGCACCACCGCGCCCTCGTCCTTTGCCCCGCACAACTTCACCCCCGGCGGCCTGCGGATCGAGGCCGACCTGTACGATCAAGTGGGCGAGCAGATGAAGGCGCTGGGCTACGACGCGACCCGCTCGGAGAAGTGGGACAACGACTTTGGTGCGGTGGGCGGCGTGGTGCTAGGCCAGGATGGCCAGATCTACGCCGGAGCCGACCCGCGCGAGGAGACCACCGCAGGCGGCAAGTAG